A single genomic interval of Fibrobacter sp. UWB13 harbors:
- a CDS encoding class I SAM-dependent methyltransferase: MKTCRICGKTFEAKSYFAKEMMYLNAGRFEYFECPHCKCLQIDSVPENLSEYYGPNYYSYNKPADTVTRAKTQHNKRILDVGCGAGALLCSMAATSGIESLTGCDPFIEKDISYENGVQIFKKTVHEMTGEFDIIMLNDSFEHMTDPHETMDSLKRLLANGGTIKMTLPIYPNIAFDKYKENWYQLDAPRHIFLHSINSLKLLADQHGFKIAQMIFDSNNSAILRSYLYTKGITFWKQDPKDIFKYFTKSEIIDIDKKIAEANKKGYGDHATVYFMHK; the protein is encoded by the coding sequence ATGAAAACTTGCAGAATTTGTGGCAAAACATTCGAAGCGAAATCTTACTTTGCAAAAGAAATGATGTATTTAAACGCAGGGCGTTTTGAATACTTTGAATGCCCGCACTGCAAGTGTCTGCAAATCGATAGCGTTCCTGAAAACTTAAGCGAATACTATGGTCCCAATTACTATAGCTACAACAAGCCCGCCGACACAGTCACTCGCGCAAAGACACAACACAACAAACGCATACTCGACGTGGGTTGTGGCGCAGGCGCATTGCTCTGCAGTATGGCAGCAACTTCAGGAATTGAGAGCCTTACCGGTTGCGATCCGTTCATCGAAAAAGATATCTCGTACGAAAACGGCGTTCAGATTTTCAAGAAGACGGTCCACGAAATGACCGGCGAATTCGACATCATCATGCTCAACGATTCATTCGAGCACATGACCGATCCGCACGAAACCATGGACAGCCTCAAACGACTTTTGGCAAATGGCGGAACCATCAAGATGACGCTCCCCATCTACCCCAACATTGCGTTTGATAAGTACAAGGAAAACTGGTATCAGCTCGACGCCCCCCGTCATATCTTTTTGCATTCCATCAACAGCCTAAAACTCCTTGCCGACCAACACGGTTTCAAAATTGCGCAGATGATTTTCGACTCCAACAACTCCGCCATTTTGAGGAGTTACCTGTACACCAAGGGAATCACATTCTGGAAGCAAGACCCGAAAGACATTTTCAAGTATTTTACCAAAAGCGAAATTATCGACATCGATAAGAAAATAGCTGAAGCCAACAAAAAAGGTTATGGCGACCACGCCACAGTCTACTTCATGCATAAATAA
- a CDS encoding CotH kinase family protein, with protein sequence MKKLLVWSLAVAGTCFYGCADENAAAFGSIAPEIGEVSSSSVEEDDPDNQTLPPSTEESSSSSVLEGVSSSQNNSQEAPAPSSSSAGSNTDSSADALESSSSPVLNSSSAIAPASSSSPAQIQIPLSSSSIASVISSSSAIVASSSSGLQEYDDNHKPKDSFLPKAGFYKSLTIEPLTPQKGGEIRCSFDGSFPTAASEQITVSTPITENTVIRCSEFVNGVAADTATQTYFINESVSMPVVALTVNHHDMFDSTDGLYATGNLTGGGMGGGIGGMWGGGNANVTDNNNPKCAEPCKAANFWRDDELPVHVEYFEKGSSTTEKTWEIDAGISIIGNYSRYKPKKSVAIKMDNDTYGDKTIKYSLFKTRPEAKKFKSFNLRNNGNRFWTDYVGDAMMTSLMEGTEVDYQRSRQVVVFYNGEYFGIHDMRERLNRHFVETNYGIDSKSINMIKITGSGYEASGTNGASTEDYKQLVNSISSANFAGENNTQYEQIKSKLNVNSFAQYMFAEMYYHNGDWPNNNVRAWGGNGYPFKFVAFDTDHGFGFTPGISGFDEENQNMFDWVLGAKQTSNQGGNGGMWGGFGGGMGGGFGTSVDSRAPGGMLKKLLENPDFKRLFINNACILLNSYLTYEKVQSTVQSMMATIPSSEQQRDEQRWPRNQANFKWDPSGNTLIAYAKNRGEKIKQEMVERFDLESEVTVKIGVSGNGSVLVDGMKLPSNNYQCKFFTNNELQLTAVAGAGAVFTGWSDGSTENPHKVTPTAGMTITAQFR encoded by the coding sequence ATGAAAAAACTGTTGGTTTGGTCACTCGCTGTTGCGGGTACATGTTTTTACGGGTGTGCAGACGAAAACGCAGCTGCATTTGGTAGCATTGCGCCAGAAATTGGTGAAGTTTCATCTTCATCTGTTGAAGAAGATGATCCAGATAATCAAACTCTTCCGCCATCAACAGAAGAGTCTTCGTCGTCCAGCGTACTCGAAGGCGTTTCTAGTTCACAAAATAATTCTCAAGAAGCTCCTGCTCCGAGCTCATCTAGCGCGGGCTCTAACACGGATTCTAGCGCAGACGCTCTCGAAAGCTCTTCCTCGCCCGTCCTAAATTCCAGTTCTGCAATAGCACCAGCAAGCAGCTCTTCTCCAGCTCAAATTCAGATTCCATTATCCTCAAGCTCCATTGCAAGTGTAATTTCAAGTTCTTCAGCAATTGTGGCATCATCGTCTAGCGGACTCCAGGAATACGATGATAATCATAAGCCCAAAGATTCTTTCCTCCCGAAAGCAGGCTTCTACAAGAGTTTAACCATTGAACCGCTCACACCGCAAAAGGGTGGCGAAATCCGTTGCTCATTTGACGGGTCTTTCCCGACCGCAGCTTCCGAACAAATTACAGTCTCAACCCCGATTACCGAAAACACAGTTATACGTTGTTCTGAATTCGTAAACGGAGTCGCTGCAGATACGGCAACGCAAACATATTTCATTAACGAAAGTGTCTCGATGCCAGTGGTTGCACTTACGGTCAATCACCACGACATGTTCGATTCTACCGATGGTCTCTACGCTACCGGAAACCTCACTGGCGGTGGCATGGGTGGCGGAATTGGCGGAATGTGGGGTGGCGGCAACGCAAACGTTACCGACAACAACAACCCGAAATGCGCAGAACCCTGCAAGGCAGCAAACTTCTGGAGAGACGATGAACTCCCCGTCCACGTGGAATACTTCGAAAAAGGAAGTTCCACCACAGAAAAGACATGGGAAATCGACGCAGGCATTTCGATTATCGGTAACTACAGCCGATACAAGCCCAAAAAGAGTGTCGCCATCAAAATGGATAACGACACCTACGGCGACAAAACAATCAAATATTCTTTGTTCAAAACGCGCCCTGAAGCCAAGAAATTCAAGAGTTTCAATTTGCGCAACAACGGCAACCGTTTCTGGACGGACTATGTTGGCGATGCCATGATGACCTCACTTATGGAAGGCACAGAAGTCGATTACCAGCGCAGCCGACAAGTCGTCGTATTCTATAACGGTGAATACTTCGGCATCCACGATATGCGCGAACGCTTGAACAGACACTTCGTCGAAACAAACTACGGCATCGATTCCAAGTCGATCAACATGATCAAGATTACCGGTTCTGGCTACGAAGCTAGCGGAACAAATGGAGCATCAACAGAAGATTACAAACAACTCGTAAATAGTATTTCTAGTGCAAATTTTGCAGGCGAAAACAACACACAGTACGAACAGATTAAGAGCAAACTCAATGTCAACAGTTTTGCCCAATACATGTTCGCCGAAATGTACTACCACAATGGTGACTGGCCAAACAATAACGTGCGCGCCTGGGGCGGCAACGGATATCCGTTCAAGTTTGTCGCATTCGACACCGACCACGGTTTTGGCTTTACACCGGGCATCAGCGGTTTTGACGAAGAAAATCAAAACATGTTCGACTGGGTTCTTGGTGCAAAACAGACAAGCAATCAAGGCGGAAATGGCGGCATGTGGGGCGGCTTCGGTGGAGGCATGGGCGGCGGTTTTGGCACATCGGTCGACAGCAGGGCTCCGGGAGGAATGCTCAAGAAGCTCCTCGAAAATCCAGACTTCAAGCGCCTTTTCATCAACAACGCATGCATTCTCCTCAACAGCTACTTGACTTACGAAAAGGTGCAGAGCACGGTCCAGTCTATGATGGCAACGATTCCATCTTCGGAACAGCAGCGCGACGAACAGCGTTGGCCGCGTAACCAGGCAAACTTCAAGTGGGATCCGAGTGGTAACACGCTTATCGCCTACGCCAAGAATCGCGGAGAAAAAATCAAGCAAGAAATGGTCGAACGTTTTGACCTTGAAAGTGAAGTAACGGTCAAAATCGGAGTAAGTGGTAACGGCTCCGTGCTTGTAGACGGCATGAAACTTCCGAGCAACAATTATCAATGCAAATTCTTCACAAATAATGAACTGCAATTGACAGCAGT